In Leptospira licerasiae serovar Varillal str. VAR 010, the sequence AAGTGTAACACAAACGCTTAACCAGATCGAAATGAAGACGGGAGAGATCAACGCGGGAGATTTCGGCTCCGAGTTAAACCTTCCTGAGATCCAAGAGTTAGCCGATCTTGCAGTTTCCATCAATCTGATGTCCGGACGTTTAAAACACCAATTCGTGGACCTTACCATCGAAAAGGAAAAGTTCGATTCAGTATTACAAAATTTGAAGGAAGGAGTATTCTCCGTAGATCTGGAAGGCTCCATCGTTTTTCAGAACAGGAGTATCCCTGGCTCTTTGATCGAACCTAATTCAGGTTCCAGAAAGGTAGAGGACGCAGTCAAAGATCCTCGGTTATTGGACTTTATCAAAAAGAATCTTTCCGGAAAGGGCGAACCTAAAACGGAATTAGATCTAAGCCAAAATTTCTACGCAATCAAAATGTATCCTCTTAGAACGAACGGAAACATCCTGATGTTCATCGGTGTGATCCGAAATATCACCGAAGAAAAACAATCTTATCTGATAAGAGAACAGTTCGTTCAAAACGCTTCTCACGAATTAAAAACACCTATCACTTCCATCAAAGGTTATACGGAAACTTTATTAGGCCGTTTAAAACTTTTGGAAGACAGTCACGAAAAAAGATTTTTAGACGCAATCTCTAGAAACACGGACAGAATGGTCCGCATCGTAGAAGACATGCTTACTATCACCAGGATAGAAAATCAAAGTGCAATCGCTCAACCTGAGGAATTCACGTTAAAGTCCTTAGTAGAAAACCTTTCTTTCACAGTGGACGGTCTTATTTCTCCCAAAGGACAGAAACTCGTGGTAGATATGCCTTCTCCGCTAACTATCTCTGCTGACTGGGTCCTTTTGGAACATATGCTCTTAAACTTGATCTCGAACGCATCTTCTTATTCTCCGGATGATAAAACGATCACTCTAAAGATCGCAAAGGTAGAGCCTGACTCTGTGAATTTTCAGGTCATAGACCAAGGGATCGGAATCAAAGACGAGGATAAGGAAAGGATTTTTGAAAGATTCTTCCGAGTGGATAAGAACAGATCCAGAAAAGAAGGCGGAACTGGCCTTGGACTTTCTATCGTGAAACATATTGTACGATTACATCACGGTTCTGTCAAAGTTTTCGATAATCCGGAAGGCGGGACGATCTTCTCCGTCACCCTTCCGTTAGTGTATTCTGAAATTTCAGAAGTTTGAAATCCGAGCATTTGCTCGGAATACGCTTTTCCTAAAACAGCCCCAAAGCGAATATAGAGATTCTATATAGAAAGGTTAGAACATGGATTATCCTAGGGGCTTTTATTCATTCGGCAAAAATATAGGTATTAAAGACAAAACTAAAGACTTCGGAGTGATCTATTCCGAAAAACCTTGTAAGGCAGCCGCTGTATTTACTAAAAATAATTTCCCGGGCGCTCCAGTCATCGTAGGCAAAGAACATATACGAGACGGAGTTTTGCAAGCTGTAGTCATCAATTCTAAAAACTCGAATGTTGCCACAGGAGAGAAAGGAATCTTAAACTCCAAACAGATCTGTTCCGAGATCGCAAAATCACTCGGTATCGCAGAAACTTCCGTGCTACCTTCTTCCACAGGAGTGATTGGAGTTCCTCTTCCAATGCAGGTAATTCTTCCCTCATGCTCACAAGCAAAATCGAATCTGAAACCTGGTAATTTAGAGGAAGTAGCGGAAGCTATCATGACCACGGATACTCGTAGAAAAATTTCCGTAAGAAAAATCAAATCTTCTAATGGAGAAGCTGTTATCTTCGGTATGGCAAAGGGTGCCGGGATGATAGAGCCGAATATGGCTACTATGCTCTCATATATTCTCACTGATGCTGAGATACAAGGAGAAGTTTATCCGGTCCTAAAAGATTGTGTGGACTTAAGTTTTAATTGTATCACAATAGATTCGGATACTTCTACATCCGATACAGTTGCTTTGCTTAGTAACGGCCTTGCCGGTTCCGTCGATGCAAATGAATTCAAATCCGCACTTTTAGAAATATGCACCGATCTTGCTAAAGAAGTGGCGAGAGATGGAGAGGGTGCGACTAAATTGATAGAAGTCCGCATCAAAAAATCCAAAGACGAATCACAAGCTAGAAAGATCGGAAAATCCATCCTAAATTCTCCGTTGATCAAAACCGCAATTTATGGAGGAGATCCGAATTGGGGAAGATTGGTTATGGCAGTCGGTAAAGTTTTCGATGAGCCCATCCCT encodes:
- a CDS encoding HAMP domain-containing sensor histidine kinase, which produces MRRSLFSKLLLSNWLLLVFLMAVAGIVLFLEDLINPDLKILLFSAYILLAMFGTFYMSFSIARSVTQTLNQIEMKTGEINAGDFGSELNLPEIQELADLAVSINLMSGRLKHQFVDLTIEKEKFDSVLQNLKEGVFSVDLEGSIVFQNRSIPGSLIEPNSGSRKVEDAVKDPRLLDFIKKNLSGKGEPKTELDLSQNFYAIKMYPLRTNGNILMFIGVIRNITEEKQSYLIREQFVQNASHELKTPITSIKGYTETLLGRLKLLEDSHEKRFLDAISRNTDRMVRIVEDMLTITRIENQSAIAQPEEFTLKSLVENLSFTVDGLISPKGQKLVVDMPSPLTISADWVLLEHMLLNLISNASSYSPDDKTITLKIAKVEPDSVNFQVIDQGIGIKDEDKERIFERFFRVDKNRSRKEGGTGLGLSIVKHIVRLHHGSVKVFDNPEGGTIFSVTLPLVYSEISEV
- the argJ gene encoding bifunctional glutamate N-acetyltransferase/amino-acid acetyltransferase ArgJ, which codes for MDYPRGFYSFGKNIGIKDKTKDFGVIYSEKPCKAAAVFTKNNFPGAPVIVGKEHIRDGVLQAVVINSKNSNVATGEKGILNSKQICSEIAKSLGIAETSVLPSSTGVIGVPLPMQVILPSCSQAKSNLKPGNLEEVAEAIMTTDTRRKISVRKIKSSNGEAVIFGMAKGAGMIEPNMATMLSYILTDAEIQGEVYPVLKDCVDLSFNCITIDSDTSTSDTVALLSNGLAGSVDANEFKSALLEICTDLAKEVARDGEGATKLIEVRIKKSKDESQARKIGKSILNSPLIKTAIYGGDPNWGRLVMAVGKVFDEPIPFDSLEIYFGGLPVKGADQETLKKLSEYLKKNSEIFVDVVLNTGNKEMVFWGCDLTEGYVKENAYYTT